The following coding sequences are from one bacterium window:
- a CDS encoding kelch-like protein — protein sequence MRNRLGALVLSSFLVAVPLASASPGWTSGGSLVGARAGQSATLLPTGKVLVVGGRDASGPLATAELYDPATGTSKATGSLAAPRLAHTATMLRNGKVLIVGGSNGAGYLASAELYDPASGTFSPAGALAAPRAAHTATLLADGRVLVAGGA from the coding sequence GTGCGGAATCGCCTCGGCGCGTTGGTTCTGTCGTCGTTTCTGGTCGCCGTTCCTCTCGCCTCGGCCAGCCCCGGCTGGACCTCCGGCGGCTCGCTCGTCGGCGCCAGGGCGGGGCAGTCGGCGACGCTGTTGCCGACGGGAAAGGTCCTCGTCGTCGGGGGCCGCGACGCCTCCGGTCCGCTCGCCACCGCCGAGCTCTACGATCCGGCGACGGGGACGTCGAAGGCGACCGGATCGCTCGCCGCGCCGCGTCTCGCGCACACGGCGACGATGCTCCGCAACGGCAAGGTTCTGATCGTCGGCGGCTCGAACGGCGCGGGCTATCTCGCGTCGGCCGAGCTGTACGATCCGGCGAGCGGCACGTTCAGCCCCGCGGGCGCGCTCGCCGCGCCGCGGGCCGCGCACACGGCGACGTTGCTGGCCGACGGACGGGTCCTCGTCGCCGGGGGCGC